The genomic DNA AATGAATACAGAAGGTTTCACTCAAAGAGAAATAGATGCTGTAGGTCCAGCAAACGCTTTAGTCTCTGACAGTGTTAAGAAAACATATGAGCATAATAATAAACTTGTAGTTGATGGTGGGGTAACTTATCCAAGTGTAAATGGTAAAAGAGGTGCGTATTATGTCAATGATGCAGCACACTCAACGCCATTCAACAAAGGTAAAGTAGCGACTGCGAATGAGCAAAAAGCTTGGGATATCGATGTAATGCCAGACGGTACAGGTCTTCCTGAAGGTTCAGGTACTGTAGAAGAAGGGGATGAACTGTATGAAGAAAAATGTGCATCTTGTCACGGTGACTTCGGTGCAGGTTCTGGACTTTACCCGAAACTTACTTTGGGTAATTCATATGCATTACAGAAAACAATGAAGAATCAAAGAGTTAATCCGGATTCTGAAGGTCCTCAGCGTGCATTCGGTCCATACTGGCCATATGCAAGTACATTATGGTGGTACATCAAAACAGGTATGCCTCACCAAGCACCAATGTCTTTAACTACGGATGAAGTCTATGCATTATCTGCATATATCCTTTACATTAACGAGATGAAGATCGATGGTGAGCTTGTGGATGATGAGTATGAACTTGACAGAGAGAAGTTCTTAAAGATCGTTATGCCAAACGTTGATGGTTTTGAGCCAAAGATCACTGGACCAGAAGGTCAAGACTATGCACGTAAATACTTCAATAACCCATTGAACTACGGTAACGGTGTAAGATGTATGAAAGACTGTTTTGAAGGTGAGCCTGAAGTGCAGAGAATCGGATTTGAACTTACTGACTTTAACCCACCGTTAAGCTCAGAAAAATCATTGCCTGAAGTAGAAGAAGCAGCGCCAGCAGCACCTGGTAAAGATACCTATGAAGCAAGCTGTGCAGTATGTCATGCTACAGATGCAATGGGTGCACCTGCAGTAGGTGATAAAGCAGCTTGGGCAGCAGCACTTGAAAAAGGGTTAGACCAAGTATATCACAACGCGATCGTTGGAAAAGGTGGTATGCCTCCAAAAGGTGGTGCTATGGACCTTTCAGATGAAAAAATAAAAGAAGTAGTCGATTATATGATCGGAGCAAGTAAATAATTGTGACTTATCACAATTATTTCACAATAGAATAGTAAAATAAAATATCAGGTTGGTTCATCCAGCCTTTTATCTAAATTTTTTATACAAAGGAAATAAAATGGATAGAAGAAAATTTATGAGTTTAAGTATGGCTGCAGCAGCTGTATTGCCAGCAAGCTTATCTGCAATTGATTTCAGAGCTACAAAGCCTGATACATGGACTGCACACACTGTAGCAGACGCAGTTAAAGCACTTTATGGTGATATCAAACCAGAAGAAAAAGGTGTAAAAGTAAAAGCACCAAAAGTAGCAAGTAACGGTGGAGCGATCCCTGTAACTGTAGAATCTGATATCGCTGCTAAAACTGTAGCTCTTTTCCAAGATGTAAACCCTGAAGCAGCAGTATGTGTATGGGATGTACAAGAGGGTGGGATCGTTGATTTCATGACTAAGATCAAGATGAAAGAATCTGGTACAATCACTGCAATCGTAGAAGGTACTGATGGTAAATTCTATTCAGGTAAAGTATCACTTGAAGTTGCTCTTGGTGGATGTGAAGGTTAATCATCCTTCAAGCAATTGGGTTAGATAGTAAAATCTAATTAAGTATAAACAGAAATAGAAAGAAAAAGGAATATTATGGCTAATATGAAAATTAAAGCAAAGCTTAAAGGCGATGTTGTAGAAGTAAAAGTAATGGCAAAACATGACATGCTTACTTATGATCAAGCAAAGAAAAAAGGTGTTGAGGCAAACTTCATCACTCACATTAGTGCAAATGTAAACGGTAAAGTAGTATTTGATGTATCTACTAGCCAGTTCTGGTCTAAAAATCCACAGTTCAAATTTTCTTTTAGAGATGCAGGATTGAAAAAAGGTGACAAGATCGAAATCACTTGGACAGACCTTAGCGGTAAAACTGTTACTGAAGACAAAAAGATCAAAGGTATTAAATAATACCTCTTCTGACCGTTTTCGGTCAGATTTCATAAAGAGTTAATCCATAGACTTTAGATAGAGTTTATGGATTAACTCTATTACAACTTAAAGTACATACTTCACATTTTGATAACCAAAATACTCTTTAGCTCTTTTATCTAAACTATTATTACATCCTATCCAAATAACAACGCTGATGCAACCTCTCTTCCGGAAAAAAAGCGGAAAGATATTTTGCTTTCTTTTTATAAGAATGGCAGTGGTTTTTTATCTAAGTAGGGACGGTATCGCGTAGAGTTTGATCAGATATAGAGAAAATCTCTCTTCTTTATTCTATTTACCGTGGTGAATATAAAAGTGATGGTTTAAAAGTAATGTAGAGTTTGAAAGTGAGGATGAGGATTAAAGTACTTGATGCACTTCAAACCAATAGACTTCACTTCTTGTGATCGTAGCTTTTTTTCGTTGATCAAAGTGTTCTGTTATATCAAAGCCTTCTTTGCCCAATCCCTCTTTATATGCATTGATAAAAGCAGTATAGGTCTCTTCTTTCATGGCAGTGATCTCGTAGGTTACCATATCATAGATTAGGCCATCAACCTGTATTTGTTCTCTCTCTATTTCATTAAGATTGATACTACCATACCGTTCCTCTCTAGGAAGGGTCATATTCATCTCTATATAGGTACGCATAGATGCAAGCATATGCTCGAGTTGTTTGACTGGTACTTCAGAGGATTCAATGATTGTAGAAAGCTCTTGTGTATAGCCCCAGGCACCGGAGACGGAAAGATCTGCATCAAAAGCTGCCTTGATAACCTCTTTGAGATCATTATCGCTTTTGAGTTGTTCAAATTGTAGCATGGATCAGAGTCCTGCTTCTTGGATAGCTTCTGTTTGTGCATGGGCGATGAGCGGATCTATGACCAATTTTAAGTTACCGTTGTTCATGACATCATCCAAAGCATAGAGTGTCAATCCTATACGGTGATCGGTCAATCTGTTTTGAGGGTAGTTATATGTTCTGATCTTCTCTGAACGATCCCCTGAACCCACTTGAAGTTTTCTTTGACTTGATGTTTCATCAAGTTGTTTCTGTAGTTCCGCTTCGTAAACTCTTGCTTTTAGTACCTTCATGGCTTTGTCTCTGTTCTTGTGCTGAGACTTTTCATCTTGTATAGCGACGACAATGCCTGTAGGAATATGTGTCAAACGTACGGCAGAGTCCGTGGTATTGACCGATTGACCCCCACAACCGCTTGAACGGTAGACATCCATTTTAATTTCATTGGGTTTGATGTCTATCTCAACGTCATCTACTTCAGGTATGACCGCTACAGTAATTGCAGATGTATGTACACGTCCCTGTGTTTCTGTGTCTGGAACACGTTGTACACGGTGTGTACCTGCTTCGTATTTAAGTTTGGAGTAGACACTATCACCTTTGATCTGGGCGATAAGCTCTTTATATCCTCCTGAGGTACCTTCATTGGTACTGACGATCTCTATCTTCCATCCCATTTGTTCTGCATAGCGCGAGTACATTTTAAAAACATCAGCCACAAAAAGTGCACTTTCATCTCCTCCTGCACCTGCACGTAGCTCAAGGAAGATATTCTTGTCATCATTTTTGTCTTTGGGTATCATAAGCACTTTGATCTCTTCTTCCAAGACAGGCAGCATCGGCTCTAACTCACTTAGTTCTTCTTTTGCAAGATCACCAAGCTCTGCATCCCCTAAAAGTTCTTTGTTTTCATCTATAGCATCGGAAGTCTCAACGTAAAGATTTGCTTTTTCTACTAATGCACTAAGGTCAGATTGCTCTTTACTGAGTTCTGTCATACGCTTAATATCACTGGCGATATCCGGAGAGCTTAAAAGTTGACTGATTTCGTTGTATCTGTCGATAAAAGGTTGAAGTTTTTCTTTGAACATAGGCGTTCTTTGTGTTAGATTGTGATTTTAATGAGGGTGTATCGAGACTGCTTATGCAGCTTCGATAGCATTTACCATTTTATGAAGACGGCTTACTTTTCTAGCAGCAGTTGTTTTCTTGATGAAACCTTTGCTTACTAATGAGTGGATTTGTTTGTTCGCTGTTGCGAATGCTGCCGTTGCCGCTGCTTTATCAGCTGCTGCTACTGCTTCATGTACAGCTTTTGTGATGTTTTTAATTCTTGTTCTGTAATATCTGTTTCTTTCAGTTTTTACAGCAGTTTGCAAAATACGTTTTTTTGCTGATTTATGGTGTGCCATGTTGTTTCCTTTATTAGGTATGTTGTTATTACTCAATTCATAGAGTGAAAATAGTTCGCGAATAATAGCTAAAAAAAGATTAAAGATTTATTAATGTAATCTTATAGTTGGTGAATTGTATGAAGATGAAGAGGGTGTTTGTTATAGAGAAAGGTTAATCATATTTGCGTTAAAATGATGGCAATAGAATGAAGGGCTAATGTAAACCCTTATAAGGAAGTAATTTTGGAACTTTTTGGAACCGACGGAGTACGTGGAAAAGCAGGGAAAAAAGTCAGTGCAGTGAATGCAATGCGTTTGGCTATGGCCACGGGTATCTATTTTAAACAATTTGCCAGAACCAATAAAATATTAGTAGGAAAAGATACCAGACGTAGTGGGTATATGATCGAAAATGCTATGGTCTCAGGGCTCACTGCTGTAGGGTTTGATGTGATACAGATAGGACCTATGCCTACACCGGCCATCGCATTTTTAACGGCAAATATGCGTTGTGATGCAGGGATCATGATCTCTGCAAGCCATAATCCTTATTATGATAACGGTATTAAGTTCTTTGATCGGGACGGAAACAAACTGAACCGTGAAAAAGAGAAGGAAATAGAAGCGATCTATGAAGATGATACACGGATAGAAGAAGCACAGGTAATTGGTAAAGAGATAGGAAAGTCAAAAAGAATAGATGATGTGATAGGCCGTTATATTGTACATATCAAAAACTCTTTTCCCGGAACGGCAACATTATCGGGTAAACGTGTCGTAATCGACTGTGCGAACGGAGCGGGGTACATTGTAGGACCTACGATACTGCAAGAGCTTGGTGCAGAAGTTGTGGTGTTAGGGGATAAGCCTAACGGATTTAACATCAATGAAGGATGCGGGGCAATGCATCCGGAGTATTTGGCAAAAGCAGTACTTGAGTATCGTGCAGATGTGGGTATCGCCTTGGATGGTGATGCGGATCGACTTGTGATAGTCGACGAGAAAGGTGACGTCGTCGATGGAGATAAGTTGATGGGTGTGCTTGCTGTACATCTTAAAAATCAAGGGACCCTCAAAGGTGATGGGATGGTTGCTACGGTGATGAGCAATCAGGGACTTGATGAGTATCTTGCTTCACAGGGGCTTAAGCTCTATCGTTCTGCAGTCGGGGATAAAAATGTTGTAGAGATGATGCAAGCGCATGGTATGAACTTTGGTGGAGAACAGAGTGGGCACATTATTTTCTCAGATTATGCAAAGACGGGAGATGGTATCTCCAGCGCACTGCAGGCTTTGGCATACCTGGTAGAGACTGAGAAAAAAGCGAGTGAAGCATTTAATCCGTATGAGTCGTACCCTCAACTTTTAGTGAACCTTTTGGTCCAGGAAAAAAGAGATTTTGATACGATCGAAGGGTTAGATGTCCTCAAAGAAAAAATTGAAAGGTTAGGGATACGTCATCTTTTCCGTTACTCCGGGACAGAAAATAAAATACGTCTTTTGCTTGAGGGGAAAGATGAGAAAAAAGTTGAAGCGATCATGGAAGAGTGTGTAGTGTTCTTTCAAAAGGCTTTAGCTTAATGAGAGCTTTTGCTGTCTTTTTTTTGGTACTTTTGGGTACCTTCATTGTAGACCAGAATATCAAAGCTCTCTTTATTGAGGGGTATTATCGTCCGGGAGCATGTATAGATCTTGAACTGCACTATAATAAAGGTGTGGCTTTCTCCATGCTATCCTTTCTTGGACCTTACCTTAAATGGATACAGTCACTCCTTGTAGTGGCGATCTTGTTCTTTGTATTTAAGGAAGGGTATATCAAACGTTATGCCTTTCCTGTAGGGTTACTCGTAGGTGGTGCACTAGGTAATGTGTATGATCGTTTTGTACATGGGGGTGTCGTGGATTATGTTGCCTGGCATTGTGGCTTTAATTTTGCCGTATTTAATTTTGCAGATGTGGCTATAGATCTTGCTGTTGTGTGGATCTTGGTGATGATCTATTTCTTTCCTCAAAAATCAGAAAGTAAATAAAACGGGGTTCTTTCACTATTTAGATCTTTTCTAAATAGTGTATCAGCTGTTGATGTACTTTGCCATTGCTTGCGACAATACTTTTATCATCAAAATCAAATGGTTGATTATCTACGTTGCTGATCTTACCACCTGCTTCTTGTACAATCAAAATCCCTGCAGCCACATCCCACGGTTTAAGATCGATCTCATAGAAAGCTTCTACCTTTCCCTGTGCAAGATAGCACAGGTCGATCGCTGCTGCACCCAGCCTTCGGATATCCTGGATATGCGGCAGCAGGTTGGTCATACATTTGATCACCCACTGGTACTCAATACCGGCATTGACCTTGGTATAGGGGAAGCCTGTGGCGATCAGTGCGTTTTGAAGCTCACTTTGTAGGCTTACTTCAAGTCTTTGTCCATTACAATAGGCACCCTCTCCATGTACAGCCCAGAACAGTTCTTCCAAAATAGGGTTATAGACGACAGCCAGTGTAGGCCTTCCCTGTTCCCAGACCCCAAGTGAGATCGCAAGGTGCGGAATACCGTGAACGAAATTTGTCGTACCATCGATGGGGTCAATGTAGATGGCCTTATCATAGTGGTAAATTCCATGGTGACTCTCTTCACCTACAAGGGTATGTTCAGGAAATGCTTTTTTGAGTTGATCGAGAATAAAGGCTTCAGTTTTGAGATCAAATTCGGTGACAAGATCTACCACTCCTTTATGGGAGACACCTTTGTGATGAGAGGCATATCCCTCTTTAACAATCCTACCTGCTTCTCGTGCTATCTGTTTTAATGTATCTATATTCATAGGAATGATTATAGTATAATCTCTCTATGAAAAAAAAGATAATGATACTGTTATTATCCTCATTGGTGATCATCATGGGGTATTTTGGACTGCAGGCTTACTCGCAGGCAAAAAAGTATGAGCAGAGTACTCAAACACTTGTCATGGATAAAGAGATTTCAGCACAGGCTGAATATCAGGCAAAAAGTTGGGCGGAGCAATTCAGTTTGGGATACTATGAGAATGATAAACGGCTTTTACGAGAAGCAATTATCCATGCACAAAAAGAGCATCAATTAGAAGCAAAGCGTTATACCTTCTATGTGATGGGGATGCTTCTTGTGATTTTGATCAGTGCTTTTTTGATAGAGTTGAGGCTCTTCACATTTTTTGGTGGTTTGACGGCATTGGTTGTGTTAATATTTGGTCTTTTTGCCCCCTTACTGACAGTGACGATCCATAGAGAGTTTGAGTATATAGGTGATGTGATACTCTCTTTTGAGTCCAAAAGTCTCTTGGGATCAGTTGTGAAGTTGTGGGAGGGTGGTGAAATAACGGTAGCTTTGGTCATCCTTCTCTTTTCGGTATTCATACCGCTCTTCAAGACGCTCTCTTTAATGTTTGTTGCGATAGTCATAGAAAGTAGGTTCGCCCATAGTATCGTACAGTTTTTCAAATGGGTTGGGAAATGGTCAATGCTGGATGTCTTTGTGGTGGCTACATTGTTGGTGTATCTTACAAGCAGTGGTTCTGATGTTAGTCATGCTGAGATACAAGTAGGGCTATATTTCTTTTTAGCCTATGTGATCGTCTCTATGCTGGTGAGTTTGGGTGCTGATAAAATGTTGCACAAACTACAACGTTGAGGTGATTTAAATCACCATGTCCACGTCGTCATGATCCTGACAGTATTTAAAGATACGGTTTCTCTCTTCTTCTGTATCTACAACACAGCTGGCATTGTAAGTATGGAATTTCCCTGTTCTTGAGGAATTCCCTAGAGAACAAAGATGTTCTTTATCTCCCATTGCTTCCTTGATACACCGTAAAAGGGCTTCCTTATCTCTGCCTATAAGTTTAAAGCCCCATCGTGTCGGATACTCGATTTGTGGTCTTTGAGGTGTTTTATCATCTAAGATCATGGATTCTCCTTTTTAGACTTATGCACGATTAAAATCGCCGCTCTTGCCACCGGATTTATGTTCCAGTTGTACATTTCTAATAACCATCCCTTTGTCTATGGCTTTGAGCATATCGTAGATCGTGAGCAGTCCTACACTGACTCCGGTAAGCGCTTCCATCTCTACGCCTGTCTGTCCATTGAGTTTTGCAGTGACCGTGAGTTTGAATCCAGGGAGGTCCGGAAGCTCTTCAATATCTGTTTTTACTGATGTGAGCATGAGCGGATGGCACATAGGGATAAGCGTTGAGGTCTGCTTCGTCCCTTGGATGGCAGCAATGACCGCGGTTTGCAGAACGGGCCCTTTTTTGGCTGTATTTTCCAGTACGGCATCAAAAGCAGCCTGTCCTACTTCTATGATACCGCTTGCCGTGGCGATACGGGTAGTGTTGTCTTTGTCTGAGACATCGACCATTTTGGGTTTGTTTTGTTCATCTAGGTGTGTAAGGTTCACTTTTTATCCTCATGCTTGTTTCTCTAGGCGTATTTTAACATAAAATAGGTGCAAGGAAGAAAAAATGACGATGATTGTAGTAAAAATGATGAAAATAGTCTGAAATTACTTGACTTTTATCGTCACATAAGATAATATAATAAAAATTATCAAAAGGAATAATATGGTTTATGCATATATGAGGCAGGTGCCAGGTTTTCCACATTTGACCACACAGCAGAGCGATATTCTTGCATTTGCTCTGAGAAATGAACTGAATATTGATCAAGAAGTGGTGGAATACGCAACGAAAAATCTTCTTTTGGATGAGAGAAAGGATTTTGAAGCATTTTTGCAAACCATGCAAGATGGGTATACCGTGATCGTCTCTTCTTTGTTTCTATTAAGCGACAAAGTTGAAGAATTAATAAAGGTGATAAATTGTATGCTTAGTCATAATGTGAATCTTTGGATTGTAGACTCAAATATGCTCATGAACAAAGAGACCAGCATGGTAGAGATATTCCCCTTATTAAATGCATTAAGACAGGAAGAAAAAGAGAAGACAAATCAGATAGGACGTCCAAAAGGGAGCAAATCAAGCTCTAAGTTTGATATCTATCAGAGAGAGATCATCTCTTTTTTGAGAGGGGGAATGAATGTTAGTGCGATAGCCAGAGAGTTGGACGTAAGCCGTAGTTCACTGAAAGATTATATCGAGTCACGGGGGATCAGAGAGTTAGTAGAAGGGGCATGGATGGAGCTGAACCCATCAGAAGGTGAGAGAGATATGGATAATATAGTGCTGATATGTCCGTTTGAAAAAGATAAAGAAGCAAAAGAACGAAAGGTATCATAAATGGAATCTACAATCACAACAGAAAAACCAAAGAAAAATCAGTCAAAAGAGTATTTAAAAGGTTGGGTACCTTATCGTATCAAAAGATATTGGTTTTATGCAGCCGCAACGGTCATTGCCATGGTTATGCCATGGATCACGATCAATGGTAACCATCTTTTTTTATTGAGTTTTGATCAGAAGAAGTTGCATTTGGCAGGGATCGCTTTTGATATGCAAGAGCTTTACTTGATGCCGTTTCTGCTGATGCTCCTTTTCCTGGGTATCTTTGCTATCACAGCAGTAGGGGGTAGAGCATGGTGTGGTTGGGCCTGTCCTCAGACTATATTTAGGGTGATCTATAGAGACGGTATAGAGACAAAACTTTTAGGGTTGAGAAAAAAGATCAAAAACAAGCAAAAAGAACCGGATATGAGCAAAATGGAAAACAAAGTGAAAAGTGTCATCGCTATCTTGCTCTGGTCTGTGTTGGCATTTGTAGCTTCTGCCAACTTTTTATGGTACTTTGTGCCTCCTGAAGATTTCTTCAGGTATTTGAGCGATCCTGCTGAGCATATGGTATTGGTAGGTGTGTTGGTGAGTACGGCACTCTTTATCATACTTGATGTGGTATTCATCAAAGAGAACTTTTGTGTCTATGTCTGTCCTTACAGCCGTGTGCAGTCAGTACTGTATGATGATGACACCATTATGGCCGTCTATGATCCTATAAGAGGTGGCGAGATCTATGAAGGGCATGGATATGAGAGAGAAAAGAAATTTACGAAACAAAAAGATCTTCTAAGCGTGGAGCCTAATGCTGAGTGTACCACATGTGAAAGTTGTGTGACGGTCTGTCCGACACATATTGATATCCGTAAAGGGTTGCAGCTTGAGTGTATCAACTGTCTGGAGTGTGTAGATGCCTGTACTTCAGTGATGGGCGCATTAGGTAAACCAAGTCTGGTACAGTGGTCAAGTGAAAAAGAGACCCTTCGTCATGAAGGCAAAACGAACTACTTGAGAGGCAAGGTCATTGCATACTTTGCCGTGCTTATGATCGTACTGGTAACACTGTTCGTGATGGGAAGTAAGAAAGAGCATATGCTTTTAAATATCAACAAGAGTCAGAGACTCTATAAAGTGTTGGACAACGGTGTAGTTCAGAATGACTATATTTTCATGTTTGCCAATACAGACAGTAAAGATCATACTTACTTCTTTGAGATCGTAGGGAATGACAAGATCACCATAAGGAGACCTTCGGAGCCATTTGAGCTTGGTGCAGGTCAGAAAAAGAAAAAAGTAGTGGTCCTGGAAACAAAAGAGCAACTGGCGAATAATACAAGAAAAGATGTCCCTATCCCTATAGTGATAAGAGCCTATGCTACAGATGACAAAGAGAAGATCATGGTGGAAAGAGAACAAGTGTTTTTCTACCCTCGTGCAGACTTAGTGAAAAAATAGGAGAAACGATGCATAGTACAGAACCAACACTTGAAAACATTGAAGATTATAAAGGCAAAGGAAGTACGGAAAAAAGATTAACGGTATGGATCGTGATTCTATCAGGCCTCTTGGTAGGCGCGATCTATGGTATTTTGATTGCAAATTCAAGTGTATCAGACCGTTTGGAAACACAAAAAGCCATTAGTATATTCAAGTAACAGGAGGGCAGATGGATAAAGTATTGGTATTGGGTGGCGGCTTTGCAGGCGTTGAAGCAGCGATCTATCTGACAAAGCAAGACTTGGATGTTACACTGGTGAGTAACAGAGATTATTTTTATATCTATCCTACTTCCATCTGGATACCCACGGGTGAAGCAACGCGGGAAGATGTCTCTGTCCCTCTCGACAAGCTTGCGATGAAACATGGATTCCAGCTTATCATAGACCCAGTACTTCAATTTGAGGCGGAAGCCAAAAAAGTCACTTTAGAGAGTGGGCGTATCTTGGAGGGTTACCCTTATATCGTTGTTGCACTTGGACAGGACAAGATGCAGTTGAAGGGGTTGGAGCATACACTTTCAATCTGCGGTAAGCCAGAAGAGGCTACGGCACTTTATGAACGTTTGGAGACATTAATTCAGAAAAAACAGGGAAGAATTGCCATGGGCTTTGGCGGTAATCCCAAAGATACCTCTGCTGTACGTGGGGGACCTGCATTTGAAGTACTTTTTAATGTGGATACCTATCTGAAGAAAAAAGGGGTACGTGAGAATTTTGAACTTACTTTTTTTGCCCCTATGGAAAAACCCGGACAAAAGATGGGTGAAAAAGCGTTAGTGATGATGGACAAGATGTTCAAGATGACGAATATCCAGAAAAAAGTGGGCACTAAAATTACGCATTTTGAAGAGGATGGTATTTGTT from Sulfurovum xiamenensis includes the following:
- a CDS encoding paraquat-inducible protein A, translating into MKKKIMILLLSSLVIIMGYFGLQAYSQAKKYEQSTQTLVMDKEISAQAEYQAKSWAEQFSLGYYENDKRLLREAIIHAQKEHQLEAKRYTFYVMGMLLVILISAFLIELRLFTFFGGLTALVVLIFGLFAPLLTVTIHREFEYIGDVILSFESKSLLGSVVKLWEGGEITVALVILLFSVFIPLFKTLSLMFVAIVIESRFAHSIVQFFKWVGKWSMLDVFVVATLLVYLTSSGSDVSHAEIQVGLYFFLAYVIVSMLVSLGADKMLHKLQR
- the lspA gene encoding signal peptidase II, giving the protein MRAFAVFFLVLLGTFIVDQNIKALFIEGYYRPGACIDLELHYNKGVAFSMLSFLGPYLKWIQSLLVVAILFFVFKEGYIKRYAFPVGLLVGGALGNVYDRFVHGGVVDYVAWHCGFNFAVFNFADVAIDLAVVWILVMIYFFPQKSESK
- the moaC gene encoding cyclic pyranopterin monophosphate synthase MoaC; the encoded protein is MNLTHLDEQNKPKMVDVSDKDNTTRIATASGIIEVGQAAFDAVLENTAKKGPVLQTAVIAAIQGTKQTSTLIPMCHPLMLTSVKTDIEELPDLPGFKLTVTAKLNGQTGVEMEALTGVSVGLLTIYDMLKAIDKGMVIRNVQLEHKSGGKSGDFNRA
- the rpsT gene encoding 30S ribosomal protein S20; the protein is MAHHKSAKKRILQTAVKTERNRYYRTRIKNITKAVHEAVAAADKAAATAAFATANKQIHSLVSKGFIKKTTAARKVSRLHKMVNAIEAA
- a CDS encoding thiosulfate oxidation carrier protein SoxY, whose translation is MDRRKFMSLSMAAAAVLPASLSAIDFRATKPDTWTAHTVADAVKALYGDIKPEEKGVKVKAPKVASNGGAIPVTVESDIAAKTVALFQDVNPEAAVCVWDVQEGGIVDFMTKIKMKESGTITAIVEGTDGKFYSGKVSLEVALGGCEG
- the soxZ gene encoding thiosulfate oxidation carrier complex protein SoxZ: MANMKIKAKLKGDVVEVKVMAKHDMLTYDQAKKKGVEANFITHISANVNGKVVFDVSTSQFWSKNPQFKFSFRDAGLKKGDKIEITWTDLSGKTVTEDKKIKGIK
- a CDS encoding HP0495 family protein is translated as MILDDKTPQRPQIEYPTRWGFKLIGRDKEALLRCIKEAMGDKEHLCSLGNSSRTGKFHTYNASCVVDTEEERNRIFKYCQDHDDVDMVI
- the glmM gene encoding phosphoglucosamine mutase, with the protein product MELFGTDGVRGKAGKKVSAVNAMRLAMATGIYFKQFARTNKILVGKDTRRSGYMIENAMVSGLTAVGFDVIQIGPMPTPAIAFLTANMRCDAGIMISASHNPYYDNGIKFFDRDGNKLNREKEKEIEAIYEDDTRIEEAQVIGKEIGKSKRIDDVIGRYIVHIKNSFPGTATLSGKRVVIDCANGAGYIVGPTILQELGAEVVVLGDKPNGFNINEGCGAMHPEYLAKAVLEYRADVGIALDGDADRLVIVDEKGDVVDGDKLMGVLAVHLKNQGTLKGDGMVATVMSNQGLDEYLASQGLKLYRSAVGDKNVVEMMQAHGMNFGGEQSGHIIFSDYAKTGDGISSALQALAYLVETEKKASEAFNPYESYPQLLVNLLVQEKRDFDTIEGLDVLKEKIERLGIRHLFRYSGTENKIRLLLEGKDEKKVEAIMEECVVFFQKALA
- a CDS encoding recombinase family protein; amino-acid sequence: MVYAYMRQVPGFPHLTTQQSDILAFALRNELNIDQEVVEYATKNLLLDERKDFEAFLQTMQDGYTVIVSSLFLLSDKVEELIKVINCMLSHNVNLWIVDSNMLMNKETSMVEIFPLLNALRQEEKEKTNQIGRPKGSKSSSKFDIYQREIISFLRGGMNVSAIARELDVSRSSLKDYIESRGIRELVEGAWMELNPSEGERDMDNIVLICPFEKDKEAKERKVS
- the prfA gene encoding peptide chain release factor 1 gives rise to the protein MFKEKLQPFIDRYNEISQLLSSPDIASDIKRMTELSKEQSDLSALVEKANLYVETSDAIDENKELLGDAELGDLAKEELSELEPMLPVLEEEIKVLMIPKDKNDDKNIFLELRAGAGGDESALFVADVFKMYSRYAEQMGWKIEIVSTNEGTSGGYKELIAQIKGDSVYSKLKYEAGTHRVQRVPDTETQGRVHTSAITVAVIPEVDDVEIDIKPNEIKMDVYRSSGCGGQSVNTTDSAVRLTHIPTGIVVAIQDEKSQHKNRDKAMKVLKARVYEAELQKQLDETSSQRKLQVGSGDRSEKIRTYNYPQNRLTDHRIGLTLYALDDVMNNGNLKLVIDPLIAHAQTEAIQEAGL
- a CDS encoding inositol monophosphatase family protein encodes the protein MNIDTLKQIAREAGRIVKEGYASHHKGVSHKGVVDLVTEFDLKTEAFILDQLKKAFPEHTLVGEESHHGIYHYDKAIYIDPIDGTTNFVHGIPHLAISLGVWEQGRPTLAVVYNPILEELFWAVHGEGAYCNGQRLEVSLQSELQNALIATGFPYTKVNAGIEYQWVIKCMTNLLPHIQDIRRLGAAAIDLCYLAQGKVEAFYEIDLKPWDVAAGILIVQEAGGKISNVDNQPFDFDDKSIVASNGKVHQQLIHYLEKI
- a CDS encoding c-type cytochrome gives rise to the protein MYKSYHKKIVASTLLASVVFLGTACNASNGTKDTAGANPATETKSVAANTTMNTEGFTQREIDAVGPANALVSDSVKKTYEHNNKLVVDGGVTYPSVNGKRGAYYVNDAAHSTPFNKGKVATANEQKAWDIDVMPDGTGLPEGSGTVEEGDELYEEKCASCHGDFGAGSGLYPKLTLGNSYALQKTMKNQRVNPDSEGPQRAFGPYWPYASTLWWYIKTGMPHQAPMSLTTDEVYALSAYILYINEMKIDGELVDDEYELDREKFLKIVMPNVDGFEPKITGPEGQDYARKYFNNPLNYGNGVRCMKDCFEGEPEVQRIGFELTDFNPPLSSEKSLPEVEEAAPAAPGKDTYEASCAVCHATDAMGAPAVGDKAAWAAALEKGLDQVYHNAIVGKGGMPPKGGAMDLSDEKIKEVVDYMIGASK
- the ccoG gene encoding cytochrome c oxidase accessory protein CcoG, which produces MESTITTEKPKKNQSKEYLKGWVPYRIKRYWFYAAATVIAMVMPWITINGNHLFLLSFDQKKLHLAGIAFDMQELYLMPFLLMLLFLGIFAITAVGGRAWCGWACPQTIFRVIYRDGIETKLLGLRKKIKNKQKEPDMSKMENKVKSVIAILLWSVLAFVASANFLWYFVPPEDFFRYLSDPAEHMVLVGVLVSTALFIILDVVFIKENFCVYVCPYSRVQSVLYDDDTIMAVYDPIRGGEIYEGHGYEREKKFTKQKDLLSVEPNAECTTCESCVTVCPTHIDIRKGLQLECINCLECVDACTSVMGALGKPSLVQWSSEKETLRHEGKTNYLRGKVIAYFAVLMIVLVTLFVMGSKKEHMLLNINKSQRLYKVLDNGVVQNDYIFMFANTDSKDHTYFFEIVGNDKITIRRPSEPFELGAGQKKKKVVVLETKEQLANNTRKDVPIPIVIRAYATDDKEKIMVEREQVFFYPRADLVKK